A single window of Providencia alcalifaciens DNA harbors:
- a CDS encoding HlyD family secretion protein has protein sequence MKKRTIILILLMLILIAAAALFHSHNQFLLLQGEVDAPEVIVTSKAKGRVIERHVERGDDVKKGQLLITLESPELQAQYAALKAAKDQAQAQLDQSLNGTREETLRDLQAAVAQANSQYQNASREFTRLNNLSGKGYVSANELDTARKAKDVAFQQVQSAKARLEEGKNGDRIEQRQQYEAAVNQAKQKLAELQVQLDDLQVKAPVDGEVGPIPAEIGELFNAGSPLISLISLPQAYFVYNLREDILVGVKKGDKIELTVPALGDKTVEAEVRYIAPKGDYATKRATRATGDFDLKTFEVRLYPQQPIEGLRPGMSVLWHWDK, from the coding sequence ATGAAAAAAAGAACCATCATACTGATCTTGCTTATGCTGATCTTAATTGCTGCTGCGGCGCTTTTTCATTCCCATAATCAATTTTTATTATTGCAAGGGGAAGTGGACGCACCAGAAGTCATCGTGACTTCAAAAGCCAAAGGCAGAGTCATTGAACGCCATGTAGAACGCGGGGATGATGTGAAAAAAGGGCAGTTACTGATCACCTTAGAAAGCCCTGAGTTACAAGCCCAATACGCGGCATTGAAAGCGGCTAAGGACCAAGCTCAAGCTCAACTCGACCAATCCTTAAATGGGACTCGTGAAGAGACGCTGCGTGACCTACAAGCTGCGGTAGCTCAAGCAAATTCTCAATACCAAAATGCCTCTCGTGAATTTACCCGCTTAAATAATCTTTCAGGTAAAGGGTATGTCTCCGCGAATGAGCTAGATACTGCCCGTAAAGCGAAAGATGTTGCGTTCCAACAAGTCCAAAGTGCTAAGGCGCGTTTGGAAGAAGGTAAAAACGGCGATCGTATCGAGCAGCGTCAACAATATGAAGCGGCAGTGAACCAAGCGAAGCAAAAACTGGCTGAACTCCAAGTTCAACTGGATGATTTGCAAGTGAAAGCCCCTGTGGATGGTGAAGTCGGTCCAATCCCTGCGGAAATTGGTGAACTGTTCAATGCTGGTAGCCCATTAATCTCATTGATCAGCCTTCCTCAAGCCTATTTTGTTTATAACCTACGTGAAGACATTTTAGTGGGTGTGAAAAAAGGGGACAAAATTGAGCTGACGGTGCCTGCCTTAGGGGACAAAACCGTGGAAGCTGAAGTTCGTTATATTGCGCCGAAAGGGGATTACGCAACTAAACGAGCCACCCGTGCGACAGGGGATTTCGACCTGAAAACTTTTGAAGTTCGCTTGTATCCACAACAACCGATTGAAGGATTACGACCGGGGATGAGCGTCTTGTGGCACTGGGATAAATAA
- a CDS encoding sensor histidine kinase, with translation MYEFDLILLLLQQMCVYLVIAWALSRTPLVTPLLKVTIRLPHKVMCYLIFSVFCIIGTYFGLHINDSIANTRAIGAVLGGLLGGPAVGFAVGFTGGLHRYSLGGMSAFACMISTIVEGLIGGLVHRYYMKRGEINKIFNPVTASCVTFFAEIIQMLIILLIARPFDEAYELVKNIAAPMIIANTIGAAMFIRILLDRRAIVEKYTTAFSAQALKIALCTEGILRKGFNADNSMKVAKIIYQELDIGAVAITDREKILAFIGLGSDHHIPGTPISSIQSRQAIDNNEVVYADGNETPYKCSLSPSCKLGSTLVIPLRGENQRVIGTIKLYQAKNSLFSSINRTLGEGIASLFSAQILAGQYERNKQSLLQSEVKLLHAQVNPHFLFNVLNTLQAVIRKDSQQAGQLVQYISTFFRNNLKRPEQNATLGEEIEHINSYLQIEKARFQENLQIHLDIPDEVKQVELPAFTLQPIVENAIKHGTSQLLHTGYITIRSYIRCEHVYIEIEDNAGLYQPSGQSDGLGMGLVDKRLRLKYGEKYGIGVEYEPEKFTRVKIRLPYMST, from the coding sequence ATGTACGAATTTGATCTGATTTTACTATTACTCCAACAAATGTGCGTCTACCTCGTTATCGCTTGGGCACTCAGTCGCACTCCGCTAGTTACCCCACTTCTTAAGGTGACCATTCGCTTACCTCATAAAGTGATGTGCTACCTGATTTTCTCAGTATTTTGCATTATTGGTACTTATTTTGGTTTACATATCAATGATTCTATAGCGAACACTCGTGCTATTGGTGCTGTACTTGGCGGATTGTTAGGCGGCCCTGCGGTGGGTTTTGCTGTTGGGTTTACAGGTGGGCTTCACCGGTACTCTTTGGGTGGAATGAGCGCTTTTGCTTGTATGATCTCGACCATTGTCGAAGGCTTAATTGGTGGGCTGGTACATCGTTACTATATGAAGCGTGGGGAAATTAATAAAATTTTTAACCCTGTTACCGCTAGCTGCGTCACCTTTTTTGCTGAAATCATCCAGATGCTGATTATTTTACTCATCGCCCGCCCATTCGATGAAGCTTATGAATTAGTGAAAAATATTGCCGCGCCGATGATCATTGCCAATACCATCGGGGCAGCCATGTTTATCCGTATCTTGCTGGATAGACGCGCCATCGTTGAGAAATACACCACCGCATTCTCCGCTCAAGCCTTGAAGATCGCCCTATGCACTGAAGGTATTTTGCGTAAAGGCTTCAATGCGGATAACAGCATGAAAGTGGCGAAAATTATTTACCAAGAATTAGATATTGGTGCGGTGGCCATTACGGATAGAGAAAAAATTCTCGCCTTTATCGGGCTAGGCTCCGATCACCACATTCCCGGTACGCCTATCTCATCGATTCAATCCAGGCAGGCTATTGATAATAATGAAGTCGTCTATGCCGATGGTAACGAAACCCCGTATAAATGCTCGTTAAGCCCCTCATGCAAGCTAGGCTCCACCCTCGTCATCCCGCTTAGAGGTGAAAACCAACGAGTCATTGGAACCATCAAATTATACCAAGCAAAAAATAGCCTTTTTAGCTCCATCAACCGTACGCTAGGGGAAGGAATTGCCAGCTTGTTCTCTGCCCAAATTTTGGCGGGGCAATATGAGCGCAATAAGCAATCTTTACTTCAATCGGAAGTCAAACTGCTTCACGCACAAGTGAACCCGCATTTTCTCTTTAATGTGCTCAATACATTACAGGCAGTGATCCGCAAAGATAGCCAGCAAGCAGGACAGCTCGTGCAGTATATCTCTACCTTCTTTCGCAATAACTTAAAACGTCCAGAACAGAATGCAACATTAGGGGAAGAAATTGAGCATATCAATTCATACCTGCAAATTGAAAAGGCTCGATTCCAAGAGAATTTGCAAATCCACTTGGACATCCCCGATGAGGTGAAACAGGTAGAATTACCCGCGTTCACACTGCAACCGATTGTCGAAAATGCAATAAAACACGGCACTTCACAGTTATTACATACCGGATACATTACAATACGTAGTTATATTCGCTGTGAACATGTCTATATTGAAATCGAAGATAATGCCGGTTTATACCAACCAAGTGGACAATCTGACGGCTTAGGGATGGGCTTAGTCGATAAACGCTTGCGCCTGAAATATGGTGAAAAATATGGGATCGGCGTGGAGTATGAACCTGAAAAATTCACCCGCGTGAAAATTCGCTTGCCCTACATGTCCACTTAA
- the btsR gene encoding two-component system response regulator BtsR, with protein sequence MNVLIVDDEPLARENVRCLLEEHDDIEIIGECANAIEAIGLIHKKKPDVVFLDIQMPRVTGLEMVRMLDPEERPHIVFLTAFNEFAIQAFEEHAFDYLLKPLESERLAKTLARLRQNKQKQNLELLDNNEPLKFIPCTGHSRIYLMKLDDVQYVTSRMSGVYVMSTQGQEGFTELTLRTLEMRTSLVRCHRQYLVNMTQLSEILFGDNGQAELVLCSGEHIPVSRRYLKPLKEALGLI encoded by the coding sequence ATGAATGTATTGATCGTTGATGACGAACCCCTAGCCCGTGAAAACGTACGCTGCTTACTTGAGGAGCATGACGATATCGAAATTATTGGCGAGTGTGCCAATGCCATTGAAGCCATCGGTTTGATCCACAAAAAAAAGCCTGATGTGGTGTTTTTAGATATTCAAATGCCTCGAGTAACGGGATTAGAAATGGTGCGTATGCTCGATCCTGAAGAGCGCCCGCATATTGTTTTTCTGACGGCATTTAATGAGTTTGCGATCCAAGCTTTCGAAGAGCATGCTTTCGACTATCTACTTAAACCCCTTGAATCTGAACGGTTGGCAAAGACTTTAGCCCGTTTACGCCAAAATAAACAGAAACAGAATCTCGAACTTCTCGATAATAATGAGCCACTCAAGTTTATTCCTTGTACCGGACACAGCCGTATTTATCTGATGAAATTAGACGATGTGCAATATGTTACTTCTCGCATGAGCGGCGTGTATGTAATGAGCACCCAAGGACAAGAAGGCTTTACCGAATTAACCTTACGTACATTAGAAATGCGTACCTCGTTAGTGCGTTGTCATCGTCAATATTTAGTGAATATGACCCAGCTCAGTGAGATTTTATTTGGGGATAATGGACAAGCCGAATTGGTGCTATGCTCAGGTGAGCACATTCCCGTTAGCCGCCGCTATTTAAAACCATTGAAAGAGGCGCTAGGGCTAATTTAA
- a CDS encoding YjaA family stress response protein has protein sequence MADFYLQIRTNSMTLKNLETHEEYSATGEFSTQRMVVGDFFKAEFVLYQLVCDMGLKVRRPFASKHRVLVQALEIIEGGVNMVEERLFTEIVYGAFNQRVKKVVVSRSPLPMPQREAKDLLSHK, from the coding sequence ATGGCTGATTTTTACCTGCAAATTCGAACGAATTCGATGACATTGAAAAACCTTGAAACCCACGAGGAATATAGTGCAACGGGTGAATTTTCAACCCAGAGAATGGTTGTCGGGGATTTTTTTAAAGCCGAGTTTGTACTGTATCAGTTGGTCTGCGATATGGGTCTGAAAGTCCGTCGCCCTTTTGCGTCGAAACATCGTGTTTTAGTTCAAGCCCTCGAAATTATTGAAGGGGGGGTGAATATGGTGGAAGAGCGCCTATTTACTGAAATTGTTTATGGGGCATTTAATCAGCGAGTGAAAAAAGTGGTGGTAAGCCGCTCACCACTACCTATGCCTCAGCGAGAAGCGAAAGATTTATTGAGTCACAAATAG